The following proteins come from a genomic window of Citrobacter europaeus:
- the tsf gene encoding translation elongation factor Ts produces MAEITASLVKELRERTGAGMMDCKKALTEANGDIELAIENMRKSGAIKAAKKAGNVAADGVIKTKIDGNIAFILEVNCQTDFVAKDAGFQAFADKVLDAAVAGKITDVEVLKAQFEEERVALVAKIGENINIRRVASLEGEVLGNYQHGARIGVLVAATGADEELVKQLAMHVAASKPEFVKPEDVSAEVVEKEYQVQLDIAMQSGKPKEIAEKMVEGRMKKFTGEVSLTGQPFVMDPSKSVGQLLKEHNADVTGFIRFEVGEGIEKVETDFAAEVAAMSKQS; encoded by the coding sequence ATGGCTGAAATTACCGCATCCCTGGTAAAAGAGCTGCGTGAGCGTACTGGCGCAGGCATGATGGATTGCAAAAAAGCACTGACTGAAGCTAATGGCGACATCGAGCTGGCAATCGAAAACATGCGTAAGTCTGGCGCAATCAAAGCGGCGAAAAAAGCAGGCAACGTTGCTGCTGACGGCGTAATCAAAACCAAAATCGACGGCAACATCGCTTTCATTCTGGAAGTTAACTGCCAGACTGACTTCGTTGCTAAAGATGCTGGTTTCCAGGCATTTGCTGACAAAGTACTGGACGCTGCCGTTGCTGGCAAAATCACTGACGTTGAAGTTCTGAAAGCACAGTTCGAAGAAGAACGTGTTGCTCTGGTTGCTAAAATCGGTGAGAACATCAACATCCGTCGCGTTGCTTCCCTGGAAGGCGAAGTTCTGGGTAACTACCAGCACGGTGCTCGTATCGGTGTTCTGGTTGCTGCAACTGGCGCTGACGAAGAGCTGGTTAAACAGCTGGCAATGCACGTTGCTGCAAGCAAACCAGAATTCGTTAAGCCGGAAGACGTTTCTGCTGAAGTGGTAGAGAAAGAATACCAGGTTCAGCTGGACATCGCGATGCAGTCTGGTAAGCCGAAAGAAATCGCAGAGAAAATGGTTGAAGGCCGCATGAAGAAATTCACCGGCGAAGTTTCTCTGACTGGCCAGCCTTTCGTTATGGATCCGAGCAAATCTGTTGGTCAGCTGCTGAAAGAGCACAACGCTGACGTAACAGGCTTCATCCGCTTTGAAGTGGGTGAAGGTATCGAGAAAGTTGAGACTGACTTTGCAGCAGAAGTTGCTGCGATGTCCAAGCAGTCTTAA
- the ispC gene encoding 1-deoxy-D-xylulose-5-phosphate reductoisomerase, whose product MKQLTILGSTGSIGCSTLDVVRHNPEKFRVAALVAGKNVARMVEQCLEFSPRYAVMDDEKSAALVKAALLEQGSRTEVMSGQQAACDMAALDEVDQVMAAIVGAAGLLPTLAAIRASKSILLANKESLVTCGRLFMDDVKRHKAQLLPVDSEHNAIFQSLPQPIQHNLGYADLEQNGVMSVLLTGSGGPFRETPLSDLVSMTPDQACRHPNWSMGRKISVDSATMMNKGLEYIEARWLFNASASQMEVLIHPQSVIHSMVRYQDGSVLAQLGEPDMRTPIAHTMAWPERVTSGVKPVDFCQLSALTFSAPDYQRYPCLKLAMDAFEQGQAATTALNAANEITVAAFLAQQIRFTDIADLNLSVLDKMDLQEPQSVDDVLKVDAIARDVARKEVMRLSS is encoded by the coding sequence ATGAAGCAATTAACCATCCTGGGATCAACCGGTTCCATTGGTTGCAGTACGCTGGATGTAGTACGCCATAACCCGGAAAAATTTCGTGTTGCTGCGTTGGTGGCGGGTAAAAATGTCGCCCGCATGGTAGAGCAGTGCCTGGAGTTTTCTCCTCGCTATGCGGTAATGGACGATGAAAAAAGCGCTGCGTTGGTAAAAGCAGCTCTGCTGGAGCAGGGCAGTCGCACTGAGGTCATGAGCGGTCAACAGGCTGCCTGTGATATGGCTGCGCTGGATGAAGTTGATCAGGTGATGGCGGCGATTGTTGGCGCGGCGGGCCTGCTGCCGACGCTGGCGGCAATTCGTGCGAGCAAAAGCATTTTACTGGCGAATAAAGAGTCTCTGGTGACCTGTGGGCGTTTGTTTATGGACGACGTGAAACGCCACAAAGCGCAGCTTTTGCCGGTAGATAGCGAACATAACGCGATTTTTCAGAGTTTACCGCAACCTATCCAACACAATCTGGGATACGCTGACCTTGAGCAAAACGGCGTTATGTCAGTTCTGCTTACCGGGTCTGGTGGCCCTTTCCGTGAAACGCCATTGTCCGATCTGGTTTCTATGACCCCCGATCAGGCATGTCGTCATCCGAATTGGTCGATGGGACGAAAAATCTCTGTCGATTCCGCCACTATGATGAATAAAGGTCTGGAATACATTGAAGCGCGTTGGCTATTTAATGCCAGCGCAAGCCAGATGGAAGTGCTGATTCACCCGCAGTCGGTTATTCATTCGATGGTTCGTTATCAGGATGGTAGCGTTCTGGCGCAGTTGGGGGAACCTGATATGCGTACACCAATTGCTCATACCATGGCATGGCCAGAACGAGTGACGTCCGGCGTTAAGCCTGTCGATTTTTGCCAACTCAGTGCGTTGACGTTTTCCGCACCTGATTACCAGCGTTATCCGTGCCTGAAACTGGCGATGGACGCGTTTGAGCAAGGGCAGGCGGCGACGACCGCGTTGAATGCTGCGAATGAAATTACCGTTGCCGCGTTCCTGGCGCAGCAGATCCGATTTACCGATATTGCTGACCTGAATTTATCCGTGCTGGATAAGATGGATTTGCAGGAGCCGCAGAGCGTTGATGACGTGCTGAAGGTTGATGCCATCGCGCGGGACGTCGCCAGAAAAGAAGTGATGCGACTCTCAAGCTGA
- the frr gene encoding ribosome recycling factor, which translates to MINDIRKDAEVRMEKCVEAFKNQISKIRTGRASPSLLDGIVVEYYGTPTPLRQLASVTVEDSRTLKINVFDRSMGPAVEKAIMASDLGLNPSSAGSDIRVPLPPLTEERRKDLTKIVRGEAEGARVAVRNVRRDANDKVKALLKEKEISEDDDRRSQDDVQKLTDAAIKKVDAALAEKETELMQF; encoded by the coding sequence GTGATCAACGATATCAGAAAAGATGCTGAAGTACGCATGGAAAAATGCGTCGAAGCATTCAAAAACCAAATCAGCAAAATTCGCACGGGCCGTGCTTCTCCTAGCCTGCTGGATGGTATTGTCGTGGAATATTACGGCACGCCGACCCCGCTGCGCCAGCTGGCAAGCGTAACGGTTGAAGATTCCCGTACCCTGAAAATCAACGTGTTCGACCGTTCTATGGGTCCAGCCGTTGAGAAAGCAATTATGGCTTCCGACCTCGGTCTGAATCCAAGCTCTGCCGGTTCCGACATCCGCGTTCCGCTGCCGCCGCTGACTGAAGAACGTCGTAAAGATCTGACCAAGATCGTGCGTGGCGAAGCAGAAGGCGCGCGCGTTGCCGTACGTAACGTTCGTCGCGATGCCAACGACAAAGTGAAAGCGCTGTTGAAAGAAAAAGAGATCAGCGAAGATGACGATCGCCGTTCTCAGGACGACGTGCAGAAACTGACTGACGCAGCTATCAAGAAAGTTGATGCGGCGCTGGCAGAGAAAGAAACGGAACTGATGCAGTTCTGA
- the pyrH gene encoding UMP kinase, protein MATNAKPVYKRILLKLSGEALQGSEGFGIDASILDRMAQEIKELVELGIQVGVVIGGGNLFRGAGLAKAGMNRVVGDHMGMLATVMNGLAMRDALHRAYVNARLMSAIPLNGVCDNYSWAEAISLLRNNRVVILSAGTGNPFFTTDSAACLRGIEIEADVVLKATKVDGVFTADPAKDPTATMYEQLTYAEVLDKELKVMDLAAFTLARDHKLPIRVFNMNKPGALRRVVMGEKEGTLITE, encoded by the coding sequence ATGGCTACCAATGCAAAACCCGTCTACAAACGTATTCTGCTTAAGTTAAGTGGCGAAGCTCTGCAAGGTTCAGAAGGCTTCGGTATTGATGCAAGCATCCTTGACCGTATGGCTCAGGAAATCAAAGAGCTGGTTGAGCTGGGTATCCAGGTTGGCGTAGTGATTGGTGGTGGTAACCTGTTCCGTGGCGCTGGTCTGGCGAAAGCAGGGATGAACCGTGTTGTGGGCGACCACATGGGCATGTTAGCCACCGTCATGAACGGTCTGGCGATGCGCGATGCGCTTCACCGCGCCTATGTGAACGCTCGCTTGATGTCCGCAATTCCTCTGAACGGCGTGTGTGATAACTACAGCTGGGCGGAAGCGATCAGCCTGCTGCGTAACAACCGCGTTGTTATTTTGTCTGCGGGTACTGGCAATCCGTTCTTTACTACCGACTCTGCGGCCTGCCTGCGCGGTATTGAAATTGAAGCGGATGTGGTACTGAAAGCCACCAAAGTCGATGGCGTATTTACTGCTGACCCGGCTAAAGATCCAACCGCGACCATGTACGAACAGTTGACCTATGCTGAAGTACTGGATAAAGAGCTGAAAGTGATGGATCTGGCGGCGTTCACGCTGGCTCGTGACCACAAATTACCGATTCGTGTCTTTAACATGAACAAACCGGGTGCACTGCGCCGCGTTGTTATGGGTGAAAAAGAAGGCACGTTAATCACGGAATAA
- the ispU gene encoding (2E,6E)-farnesyl-diphosphate-specific ditrans,polycis-undecaprenyl-diphosphate synthase — MLSATKPLSENLPAHGCRHVAIIMDGNGRWAKKQGKIRAFGHKAGAKSVRRAVSFAANNGIDALTLYAFSSENWNRPAQEVSALMELFVWALDSEVKNLHRHNVRLRIIGDISRFNSRLQERIRKSEAITAQNTGLTLNIAANYGGRWDIVQGVRQLAQQVQDGLLRPEQIDEEMLGQQICMHELAPVDLVIRTGGEHRISNFLLWQIAYAELYFTDVLWPDFDEQDFEGALHAFANRERRFGGTEPGDEKA; from the coding sequence ATGTTGTCTGCAACTAAACCATTAAGCGAAAATTTGCCAGCACATGGTTGTCGCCATGTAGCAATTATCATGGATGGCAATGGCCGCTGGGCGAAAAAGCAAGGGAAGATTCGCGCCTTTGGGCATAAGGCCGGAGCAAAATCCGTCCGCCGGGCTGTCTCTTTTGCTGCCAATAACGGTATTGATGCGTTAACGCTGTATGCCTTTAGCAGTGAGAACTGGAACCGACCTGCGCAGGAAGTGAGCGCGTTAATGGAACTGTTTGTGTGGGCGCTTGATAGCGAAGTGAAAAACCTGCACCGCCATAACGTACGCCTGCGTATTATCGGGGATATCAGTCGATTTAACTCACGTTTGCAAGAACGGATTCGCAAATCAGAAGCGATTACCGCCCAGAATACCGGGTTGACGCTGAATATTGCAGCGAATTACGGTGGACGGTGGGATATAGTCCAGGGAGTCAGGCAACTGGCACAACAGGTGCAGGATGGTTTGCTGCGTCCAGAGCAAATCGATGAAGAGATGCTTGGGCAGCAAATTTGTATGCATGAACTGGCTCCTGTGGATTTAGTGATAAGGACTGGGGGGGAGCATCGTATTAGTAATTTTCTGTTGTGGCAAATCGCCTATGCCGAACTTTACTTTACGGATGTTCTCTGGCCCGATTTCGATGAACAAGACTTTGAAGGTGCGCTGCATGCCTTTGCTAATCGTGAGCGTCGTTTCGGCGGCACCGAGCCCGGTGATGAAAAAGCCTGA
- the cdsA gene encoding phosphatidate cytidylyltransferase — protein sequence MLKYRLISAFVLIPVVIAALFLLPPVGFAIVTLVVCMLAAWEWGQLSGFTTRTQRVWLAVLCGLLLALMLFLLPEYHRNIHQPLVEISLWASLGWWVVALLLVLFYPGSASVWRNSKTLRIIFGVLTIVPFFWGMLALRAWHYDENHYSGALWLLYVMILVWGADSGAYMFGKLFGKHKLAPKVSPGKTWQGFIGGLATAAVISWGYGMWANLEVAPVTLLICSIVAALASVLGDLTESMFKREAGIKDSGHLIPGHGGILDRIDSLTAAVPVFACLLLLVFRTL from the coding sequence TTGCTGAAGTATCGCCTGATTTCTGCTTTTGTTTTAATACCCGTTGTCATCGCGGCGCTGTTTTTGCTGCCGCCGGTGGGGTTCGCCATTGTTACGTTGGTCGTCTGTATGTTGGCCGCCTGGGAATGGGGACAGTTAAGCGGTTTTACCACGCGTACGCAGCGAGTCTGGCTGGCGGTTTTGTGCGGGCTATTGCTGGCACTGATGCTATTTTTGCTGCCAGAATATCATCGCAATATTCATCAACCGCTGGTTGAAATATCGCTGTGGGCATCGCTGGGCTGGTGGGTTGTGGCGCTGTTACTGGTGCTGTTTTATCCCGGCTCTGCGTCGGTCTGGCGTAATTCCAAAACATTACGCATAATTTTCGGCGTGTTAACCATTGTCCCATTCTTTTGGGGAATGCTGGCGCTACGCGCATGGCACTATGATGAGAATCATTATAGTGGCGCGCTATGGCTTCTGTATGTCATGATCCTCGTTTGGGGAGCGGACTCTGGTGCCTATATGTTTGGTAAGCTGTTTGGCAAACATAAGCTGGCGCCGAAGGTTTCTCCCGGTAAAACCTGGCAGGGTTTTATTGGCGGACTCGCCACTGCGGCCGTGATCTCATGGGGTTATGGCATGTGGGCGAATCTTGAGGTTGCGCCTGTCACCTTGCTCATTTGCTCCATCGTTGCAGCCCTGGCCTCCGTGCTGGGTGACCTGACCGAGAGTATGTTTAAGCGTGAAGCAGGTATTAAGGACAGTGGTCACTTAATCCCAGGACACGGCGGTATTCTGGATCGTATTGATAGCCTGACGGCTGCGGTACCGGTCTTTGCCTGCCTGTTGTTACTGGTATTCAGGACGCTCTAA
- the map gene encoding type I methionyl aminopeptidase: MAISIKTPEEIEKMRVAGRLAADVLEMIEPFVKPGVSTGELDRICNDYIVNEQQAISACLGYHGYPKSVCISINEVVCHGIPDDAKLLKDGDIVNIDVTVIKDEFHGDTSKMFIVGKPTILGERLCRVTQESLYLALRMVKPGIRLRTLGAAIQKYAEGEGFSVVREYCGHGIGRGFHEEPQVLHYDADDGGVVLQPGMTFTVEPMLNAGDYRIRTMKDGWTVKTKDRSLSAQYEHTIVVTENGCEILTLRKDDTIPAIITHDE, from the coding sequence ATGGCTATCTCAATCAAGACCCCTGAAGAAATCGAAAAAATGCGCGTCGCTGGCCGCCTGGCCGCCGATGTTCTGGAAATGATCGAACCGTTTGTTAAACCGGGCGTCAGCACCGGCGAGCTGGATCGCATCTGTAATGACTACATCGTGAACGAGCAACAGGCCATTTCCGCCTGCCTGGGCTATCACGGTTATCCGAAATCCGTGTGCATCTCTATTAATGAGGTGGTGTGCCACGGGATCCCGGACGACGCCAAACTCCTGAAAGACGGCGATATCGTTAACATCGACGTCACCGTAATTAAAGACGAGTTCCACGGCGACACCTCGAAAATGTTCATCGTCGGCAAACCAACCATTCTGGGCGAGCGTCTGTGCCGCGTCACGCAGGAAAGCCTGTACCTGGCGCTGCGGATGGTAAAACCGGGCATTCGCCTGCGCACGCTGGGCGCTGCGATTCAGAAATATGCGGAAGGCGAAGGTTTCTCTGTAGTCCGCGAATACTGCGGTCATGGCATTGGTCGCGGCTTCCATGAGGAGCCGCAGGTTCTGCACTACGATGCAGACGACGGCGGTGTGGTTCTGCAACCGGGTATGACCTTCACCGTAGAACCCATGCTGAATGCTGGTGATTACCGTATTCGCACCATGAAAGACGGCTGGACGGTGAAAACCAAAGACCGGAGCTTGTCTGCTCAGTACGAGCATACTATTG
- the rpsB gene encoding 30S ribosomal protein S2 produces the protein MATVSMRDMLKAGVHFGHQTRYWNPKMKPFIFGARNKVHIINLEKTVPMFNEALAELNKISARKGKILFVGTKRAASEAVKEAANNCDQFFVNHRWLGGMLTNWKTVRQSIKRLKDLETQSQDGTFEKLTKKEALMRTRELEKLENSLGGIKDMGGLPDALFVIDADHEHIAIKEANNLGIPVFAIVDTNSDPDGVDFVIPGNDDAIRAVTLYLGAVATTVREGRSQDLASQAEESFVEAE, from the coding sequence ATGGCAACTGTTTCCATGCGCGACATGCTCAAGGCTGGTGTTCACTTTGGTCACCAGACCCGTTACTGGAACCCGAAAATGAAGCCGTTCATCTTCGGTGCGCGTAACAAAGTTCACATCATCAACCTTGAGAAAACTGTACCGATGTTCAACGAAGCTCTGGCTGAACTGAACAAGATCTCTGCTCGTAAAGGTAAAATCCTTTTCGTTGGTACTAAACGCGCTGCAAGCGAAGCGGTGAAAGAAGCTGCTAACAACTGCGACCAGTTCTTCGTGAACCATCGCTGGTTGGGCGGCATGCTGACTAACTGGAAAACCGTTCGTCAGTCCATCAAACGTCTGAAAGATCTGGAAACTCAGTCTCAGGACGGTACTTTCGAAAAGCTGACCAAGAAAGAAGCGCTGATGCGTACTCGTGAGCTTGAGAAACTGGAAAACAGCCTGGGCGGTATCAAAGACATGGGCGGTCTGCCGGACGCTCTGTTCGTAATCGATGCTGACCACGAGCACATTGCTATTAAAGAAGCAAACAACCTGGGTATCCCAGTATTTGCTATCGTTGATACCAACTCTGATCCGGACGGTGTTGATTTCGTTATCCCGGGTAACGACGACGCAATCCGTGCTGTGACCCTGTACCTGGGCGCTGTAGCTACTACCGTTCGTGAAGGCCGTTCTCAGGATCTGGCTTCCCAGGCGGAAGAAAGCTTCGTAGAAGCTGAATAA
- the rseP gene encoding sigma E protease regulator RseP, with translation MLSILWNLAAFIVALGVLITVHEFGHFWVARRCGVRVERFSIGFGKALWRRTDKSGTEYVIALIPLGGYVKMLDERAEPVAPELRHYAFNNKTVGQRAAIIAAGPIANFLFAIFAYWLVFIIGVPGVRPVVGEITPNSIAAQAQIQPGTELKAVDGIETPDWDAVRLQLVSKIGDERTTLSVAQFGSDQRQNKTLDLRHWAFEPDKEDPVSSLGIRPRGPQIESVLSEVQVNSAASKAGLQAGDRIVKVNGQPLTQWMTFVTLVRDNPDKPLALDIERQGSSLSLTLTPDSKPVNGKAEGFAGVVPKVIPLPDEYKTVRQYGPFSAILEASDKTWQLMKLTVSMLGKLITGDVKLNNLSGPISIAQGAGMSAEFGVIYYLMFLALISVNLGIINLFPLPVLDGGHLLFLAIEKLKGGPVSERVQDFSYRIGSILLVLLMGLALFNDFSRL, from the coding sequence ATGCTGAGTATTCTCTGGAATCTGGCTGCATTCATTGTCGCACTTGGTGTGCTTATCACCGTGCATGAATTTGGTCATTTCTGGGTTGCACGGCGCTGCGGAGTCCGCGTCGAACGCTTTTCCATTGGCTTTGGAAAAGCGCTTTGGCGGCGTACCGATAAATCGGGTACGGAATACGTCATCGCCCTGATTCCCCTCGGCGGTTACGTCAAGATGCTGGATGAGCGCGCTGAACCGGTCGCACCGGAGCTGCGCCATTACGCTTTCAACAATAAAACGGTTGGACAACGCGCAGCCATCATCGCCGCAGGTCCGATTGCAAACTTCCTTTTTGCTATTTTCGCTTACTGGCTGGTGTTTATCATCGGTGTCCCTGGCGTTCGTCCGGTTGTTGGTGAAATAACGCCCAACTCGATTGCCGCACAGGCGCAAATTCAGCCGGGTACGGAACTAAAAGCGGTTGATGGTATCGAAACCCCTGATTGGGATGCTGTGCGATTGCAACTGGTATCCAAAATCGGCGATGAGCGTACGACTCTCAGCGTGGCGCAGTTTGGCAGCGACCAGCGGCAGAACAAAACGCTGGATTTACGCCATTGGGCATTTGAGCCAGACAAAGAGGATCCCGTCTCCAGTTTAGGGATTCGTCCGCGCGGTCCGCAGATCGAATCGGTGCTGTCAGAAGTGCAGGTTAACTCCGCTGCAAGTAAGGCGGGTTTGCAAGCTGGCGACAGGATCGTTAAAGTCAATGGTCAGCCGCTTACGCAATGGATGACGTTCGTGACGCTGGTGCGCGATAATCCGGATAAGCCGTTAGCGCTAGATATTGAAAGACAAGGAAGTTCCTTGTCTTTAACGTTAACCCCAGATTCAAAACCGGTTAACGGAAAGGCAGAAGGTTTTGCGGGCGTGGTGCCTAAAGTTATTCCTCTGCCTGATGAGTATAAGACTGTACGCCAGTATGGGCCATTCAGCGCCATCCTCGAAGCCTCGGATAAAACGTGGCAGTTGATGAAGCTGACGGTCAGTATGCTGGGAAAATTGATTACCGGTGATGTAAAACTGAACAACCTCAGTGGGCCGATTTCTATCGCCCAGGGGGCTGGGATGTCAGCGGAGTTCGGGGTTATTTATTACCTGATGTTCCTTGCGCTTATCAGCGTGAACTTAGGGATAATCAACCTGTTTCCGTTGCCCGTTCTTGACGGGGGGCATCTGCTGTTCCTGGCGATTGAAAAGCTGAAGGGCGGTCCGGTATCCGAGCGGGTTCAAGACTTTAGTTATCGCATTGGCTCTATCTTGCTGGTGTTGTTAATGGGGCTTGCACTTTTCAATGATTTCTCTCGGTTGTAA